The sequence below is a genomic window from Salmo salar unplaced genomic scaffold, Ssal_v3.1, whole genome shotgun sequence.
tgtgtgtatgaggtagttgttgtgaaattgttagattaattgttagatattactgcatggtcagaactagaagcatttcgctacactcgcattaacatctgctaaccatgtgtatgtgaccaatacaattagatttgatttgatttggaatacCGACATTACTGTGGACAGTAATGGGAACACACACAGTACTGTGGACAGTAATGGGAACACCCAGAGTACTGGGAACAGTAATGGGAACACCCAGAGTACTGTGGACAGTAATGGGAACACACACAGTACTGTGGGCAGTAATGGGAACACCCAGAGTACTGTGGGCAGTAATGGGAACACCCACAGTACTGTGGACAGTAATGGGGACACCCACAGTACTGTGGGCAGTAATGGGAACACCCACAGTACTGTGGACAGTAATGGGAACACCCAGAGTACTGTGGGCAGTAATGGGAACACCCACAGTACTGTGGACAGTAATGGGAACACCCAGAGTACTGTGGGCAGTAATGGGAACACCCACAGTACTGTGGACAGTAATGGGGACACCCAGAGTACTGTGGGCAGTAATGGGAACACCCAGAGTACTGTGGGCAGTAATGGGAACACCCACAGTACTGTGGACAGTAATGGGGACACCCAGAGTACTGTGGACAGTAATGGGAACACCCAGAGTACTGTGGGCAGTAATGGGAACACCCAGAGTTCTGTGGACAGTAATGGGAACACCCACAGTACTGTGAACAGTAATGGGGACACCCAGAGTACTGTGGACAGTAATGGGAACACCCACAGTACTGTGGACAGTAATGGGAACACCCAGAGTTCTGTGGACAGTAATGGGAACACCCACAGTACTGTGAACAGTAATGGGAACACCCAGAGTACTGTGGACAGTAATGGGAACACCCACAGTACTGTGGACAGTAATGGGAACACCCACAGTACTGTGGACAGTAATGGGGACACCCAGAGTACTGTGGGCAGTAATGGGAACACCCAGAGTACTGTGGGCAGTAATGGGAACACCCACAGTACTGTGGACAGTAATGGGAACACCCACAGTACTGTGGACAGTAATGGGAACACCCAGAGTACTGTGGACAGTAATGGGAACACCCAGAGTACTGTGGACAGTAATGGGAACACCCACAGTACTGTGGACAGTAATGGGAACACCCACAGTACTGTGAACAGTAACATTCTATTTGTATGAGACATTATTGACCAGTAGAGGTATTAAACTCTCCCTGTCAGGACAGAGTCATTGTGTTGTCCGATGTTATATCTCTCCTGTTAATCTGACCATCACTTCGTCTGCTAGTTTGTTTAACACGGGGGTTTTATTGTTCCACAGCGTTCAATACCAAACCGTTACATTCTGTTCTACACATGTCCCTGCAGCACTCCGGTTCAGCAACTCTAAATGCCAAGAGCGGACTGTCATTGATCTGTAATTAAACGTAGGATAGGAACCATTAACATGGAGGGAGAACCATTAGGGAATGTGCTGTAAGGCACACACGGAGTTAAATTAATTTAGAAGAGGTTCACTGAGGTATTGACTGCGGAAGGTAACTAGCACTTGGAAAAATCACTAGACTGTTATAAAATACAGCGCAGAAGCCGGATCTAATTAGAATGGGTGTGCATGTGTGCTGCATACTATTAAATCAGCTAATTATCTGGGGAAGGAGAGCGGCTTTATGCACAGAACCTTGATACAAGGACCAGGAATCAGATAGCAGGCTCTAGGCTGAGGGAACCAGGCAGGGTACATATTGGCTGCGGGACAAATCCCCGCTGTCCTGGTGGACGACAGTGCTTATGCAATGTGTTGAAGCCTCTGTTCAAACTCAATGTGTTAAATTAGCAAATACTTCACAGATTTGTAGTGAGAGAAGACGTTGGTCTATTTATTCATACCGTGAACACGAATAACTAACCGGTCAGCAGTTTATATCCTGGAGGATTATTGGCTGAGGCAGAATTAGGCAGAATGAGGCAGGAtgaccaggaggagacaggaggagacaggaggaggcaggggggGGCACTATGAGGCAGAAGGAGGCAGGATGAGGCAGGAAGAGGCAGGATGAGGCAGGAGGAGGCAGGATGACCAGGAGGagtcaggaggagacaggaggaggcagggggaggcaggaggagacaggaggaggcagggggaggcaggaggaggcaggaggagacaggaggaggcagggggaggcaCTATGAGGCAGAAGGAGGCAGGATGaggcaggaggaggcaggagaagGTACGATGAAACAGGATGAGGCAGGAGGAGACAGAAGAAGGCAGGATGAGGCAGAATGAGGCAGGATGAAACAGGAGGTAGGATGAGACAGTTGGAGGCAGGATGAGGCAGGATGAGACAGTAGAAGGCAGAATGAGGCAGGAGGAGGCAGAATGAGGCAGGAGGAGGTACGATGagacaggaggaggcaggaggaggcaTGATGAAACAGGAGGAGGCAGGATGAAACAGGAgaaggtaggaggaggcaggaggaggcaggatgaggcaggaggaggcaggatgaaacaggaggaggcaggaggaggcaggaggaggcagGATGAAACAGGAGGAGGCAGGATGAAACAGAAggtaggatgagactggaggaggcaGGATGAGACAGGACGAGGATTTTACAGCTGGCAATGCTCCATTTTATTGACAGGAAGTCATGGCGCACTACCAGTCTACTGTAAACACACTACCAGTCTACTGTAAACACACTACCAGT
It includes:
- the LOC123735953 gene encoding insoluble matrix shell protein 4-like; its protein translation is NGNTHSTVDSNGNTQSTGNSNGNTQSTVDSNGNTHSTVGSNGNTQSTVGSNGNTHSTVDSNGDTHSTVGSNGNTHSTVDSNGNTQSTVGSNGNTHSTVDSNGNTQSTVGSNGNTHSTVDSNGDTQSTVGSNGNTQSTVGSNGNTHSTVDSNGDTQSTVDSNGNTQSTVGSNGNTQSSVDSNGNTHSTVNSNGDTQSTVDSNGNTHSTVDSNGNTQSSVDSNGNTHSTVNSNGNTQSTVDSNGNTHSTVDSNGNTHSTVDSNGDTQSTVGSNGNTQSTVGSNGNTHSTVDSNGNTHSTVDSNGNTQSTVDSNGNTQSTVDSNGNTHSTVDSNGNTHSTVNSNILFV